AGATGTCCGATCGACTCCCTgaaggatctctctctctctctctctctctctctcacacacacacacacacacacggatagataaactTGAAGCAAAGTGGGATGTAGCACAAGAAACGGAGGAGTTTGTCCATCGAACTCTCAAAGTTTTGGCTCTCTAAGATACTCACTATCACCAAGGATCTCAAGATGTGCTATCTAAcaaatggggggggggggtatggtGAAAGCAGATTCAACTGATGCACGATTAAAAGCAACTATCCTAGAAGTCATGGATGGTTTTTTGGTACTTCAAGACTTGTTCAAAATTTGAATGTTCAGTTGGGAAGACAAAGTAAGCCTCTCAAAGATCCAATTACACATAGACACCGACACAAAGGGAGTTCATTTCTGCTAGTAAGAGAACTTACTCAGACCGATATAATGATTCTCTGAGGTACCAGGGTCAACAGAGCAAATCTCAGAATTGAATCGGTGCAAAAACAACTAAGTCTGAACTCGGAGGTATGTGATAGAATTTTTCTCGTGAATACTGGTCCTATTCTGAGACACTGGGCTAAAACAAATCGAGAGGTGCTCGGAAGTGCCTAAAAGAGTTACTCAAATGTACCAGAGCTAACAGAGATGGTATGGACTAAAATAGAGATCGGTGGCACCAGAGAAAATCTTTCAATCAACAACAATGAATCTTCCTTCGGAAGCATCGAGATTTCTCATATCGGAAAATGCCATCACACACCATTCATTTGATGCACCCCTTTCTGATGTGTATCACATCCCACATGCTTTTGCACATGTGTGTGATGAGACCCTAACATTGACAACATAGACGTGCATCTCTGACCAAGTTTATTAGGAAACCTGTATTTTTTTCAGTTCCTGTCAAACAAACACCCAAGTTGGCAGATTTCCTAGGAATGCATTATTTTTGCACATGCACTCCTATCATATTCCTGTATTTTTCCTCATCCTAAGTTTTTAGTGCAAACCAAAGGAGCCATAATATACTTTAGGTATGACCATCTAAACCATGAATAGTCGGTACATATTCACccatgaaaataattttgaacCGGACTGAAGATTTAGACTCCAAAATTGGGTAACAAATTCAGGCACGCATTTGTCGAAATAGGCATTACTTGCTTAATAACCAATCTGGTGCTTACTCATTTACTATATGCATTTATTGCACGGAATATGGCGGTGAAAAAGATTGAAATCTGGTAGACAGTTTGAACTGCATAAGTTTTTTTTCCTACAACGAGTTTTAATATGGTAATATCATCTTTTATTTTCCTGTGTACCCTTGGCAGTTCTGGGTTTTTTTTCTACATGCACCTAGCAATATTTTTTTTCGTATACAATTAATTAATCAATAATTGGAAGAGATGGTTTGCATGCACATGCCAAGGTTTGAAAGTTCAGTCAATTTAAAATTCAGTTTAACTATTTGAGATGCTTACACTCAGGCTGATTTTTAATCAAGAATTAGTTATACCATGCGATAGTTTTATTTTTTATGTGCATACTTTTGGCAGTTATTTTCCATAATTATCTCAAGACATCAAAACATCCTACAAAGTCCAATAAAACCTTACAATGTAAACAAAATTACATTGGAAACCATAATCTTGTTTTAATTAATCACCTACTCTTAAAAATAACTACCTGGTCAATCCTACTTGTCTAAAGACAAAGGTGAACTTTTTTGTGTTTTTATTTTGAATGCAGGGGCAATCTCTTCACTACAACGCATCCGTGATCAGCAACGACTTTAAGGCCCTCGTTCATGCGAGGAGGTGATATGAAATAAAGAAGCCACTTGGCACATTTGATTTGTAGTTCCACATTTTGTATGATAACATAACAATTCATTGATTCTGAATGATACCGAATTTGGTACATGTATCCAGTTGTGACATGGAGACACTAGCATCGAGCAATGTCACAGGCAAAATCGTATTGTGCTATGCACCGGAGGAGGCCTTTCTCATCTCGCCTCGGGTGGCACTTCGCAATGCCATCAACCGTACCTTGGAGGCCGGTGCTAAGGGCCTCATTTTCGCACAGTACGCTATCAATAATGTCAACAATGTGGCTGCGTGCAACAACATTATGCCATGTGTTCTCGTGGATTTTGAGATAGCACATAGAATTGCTTCATATTGGGATATCACACGGTGAGCATATGTCGTCAGGTTGATAGGCGAAGTGAACACATGTCGGTTTTCTTGTACAATAATGAACTCATGTCGGTCATGTGCCATGTTAGGAGTCCGGTGGTGAAGGTGTCACCTACCATGAGCGCTGTTGGAAATGAGGTGTTGTCACCGAGGGTCGCCTCGTTCTCGTCGAGAGGCCCTAGCCTAGCGTTTTCAACCATACTCAAGGTATGTATTTCTTCTTATTTAAAGAAAAATAGGTTGCACTTTGCTATGTACCTAGGCTCTCTAGTTGTTTGAATACTTAAGACTTGTATCATGTACATGTTCGAATAGCCTGATATAGCTGCACCGGGAGTCAACATATTGGCAGCAGTGCGCGGCACCTATGTGTTGTTGTCCGGGACGTCCATGGCATGTCCTCATGTCTCAGCAGTCACTGCGCTGCTCAAGTCGGTTCACCCTGGCTGGTCACCAGCCATGATCAAATCTGCCATTATCACTACAGGTAGAAACATGGCAATATAGTaaaattaatactccctccgatcatttttactctgcatataagaattgtctgaagtcaaacttcgtaaagtttgaccatatttatatgaaaaaatattaACATCTACAATGCTAAATTTATACAATGTGAAAACTAAAGTCATGACGCATCTAATGTTGTTGATTTCACATTCTGAATGTTGGTATTTTTTTcaataaacttggtcaaagtttacgAGGTTTGACTTCAGCTAAAATCTTATATGcgaactaaaaaggaccggagaaAGTATTCTAAGTACCTCGTCACAATATGCATAAGACAGACTTCATCATTACTTAAACTTCTTGCAGCTTCAGTGATCGATAGTTTCGGTATGCTGATCCAAGCTGAGGGGGTGCCAAGAAAACTAGCTGACCCTTTTGATTTTGGGGGTGGCCACATGGACCCAAACAGGGCCATCGATCCTGGCTTGGTTTATGATGTGGATGCAAAGGAGtacaacaaattcttcaattgcACCCTTGGATTGTTAGACGGCTGCGAGTCCTACCAACTCAATCTTAACCTTCCATCAATCGTCGTGCCAACCCTAAAGGACAATGCCACAGTTTCGCGCACTGTCACCAATGTCGGGCCGGTGGAAGCGACTTACCGAGTAGTTGTTGAGGCTCCCGCAGGGGTAGCCGTGTTGATGGAGCCATCTATTATTAGTTTCACCCGAGGTGGTAGTACACGCGCAACATTTAGGGTGACACTCACGGCGAAGCAGAGAGTTCAGGGCGGGTATAGTTTTGGGAGCATCACATGGTCCGATGGAAGTGCCCACTCAGTGAGAATTCCAATTGCAGTACGGACTGTGATACAAGACTTCGTCTCAGATACATCATAAATTTATTTGTAACTGGTGTGTCATCTTGTTCCTTCATTCATGTACTTGTCCTGGGAAAATGTCGCTGAAATGCTAAAACTCTATTTCATACATTATCATTAAGAAATGTTCTACATAGATGCAATATGTATGTTCTTTCAGAATATTCCTTTCACTTTTTTTTTCTCTGATGCCAAGTGCAGTATTTGTGTATACCAGTAAAAATGGAAAACGTGTGAAACATCACCAAAAGTTACTTTTGCTGTAAAATGTTGTAACAAAAGTCATTGATGCTGAGAATGTTGAGAAAAGCTATACTCGTCAATCGATAAGCATGTTGAACATTCAGCTGGCTAGCTGCTCAAGGTCCTTTTTTAGAACAATCTAAATCTCTGTTTATTGTGTTTTCTGTAGTTTCACCCCTGGGCCTATGCAGCCAGACAACCTGATGAGTGAAAACTGGTGGAACCAGGAAGTTTTACTTGGTTCTGATCATTCATAACCAAGGAGGGTTTGTCCGGCACATGAAACAAAAAGGATGTGCATAATCCTGCCTGGCTAATTTTCATCTTAAGGTAATAACGGTTATGACTGATTCTTCTCTGAAGAAAGTTTGGGTATCCCTTGTGCAGTGCAATGGCTGATCTTGCTGTCTGATAAAGAGTCAGGTTTGACATACTGAAACTGTTCGGTTCAAATCGAGTGACGAAAcagagtaaatagcataaaactactggTTTACGGGCTagggttccaaaaaactaccAGATTTTACTTTTTCTCAGAAAGCTACCAGTTGCGCGGTCGGCTGTTTCAAAAACCCCAAACCCGCGGTGACTAGCGGTTGAACTGTTTTCCTGACCGcgtggacccacctgtcaggccACCTGGCCACGTGCGCTAACGGCGCGGCCGCTGACGGCCGTTAGCCGACCGGCCCGGTCGGAACTGGGGTAAATAAACCCCCTCGGTCGGTCCGACGCACCTGCTCGCTCACTCTCTCCCTACTCGCTCACTCCCCTGCTCTCACTCCCCTGCTCCAGTAGGAGCTCGCCGCGGCCCGCCGTCTTCGAGGCCGGTCGCCGTCGACCTCCTTGCGGCAATGCCTTCCTGGAACGACGAAGAAACGAGCTCGAAGGAGGAGTGCGAGGTCGTCAGCATGGACATGGGACTTATGGTAAGTTTTTCTTTGCCACCTAGGGTTATGGTTAAATGCTAGTAGGCCTAGGCACTGGATCTTGCTTAGTTAGTGTTGTTGTTGTCTCTGTGATATGGATCTTGATTAGTGAGGGTGGGGATTGAGGTACGGTAGGGTTCATCTCTGTACAGTGTTAGGGCTCATGCTGATTTGGGGATTTTTTCACTGTTTAGGGTTAATGAACAGTGCTAGTTGATTGTGGTATTGAGTGGTGATTGAAACCATTGTATTTTTGGTTGCAGGAGGAACCAGAGACCATTGTGGAGCCCCTTTTCTGTGGCCAACTTGAGCTTGCTGAACCCAGGTGCATTCTGCACCAAATGAGGCCTGTTAAGCGTGTTGCTTTTGAAGGCAATGTAACAGGAAGGCGTTTCTATGGCTGCCCGGTCCAGGTTAGATATTGATGTTCACTGGCCTCACATGATGCAGCAGTTTATTACTGATATGAAAGTCACTTATGTTTTTTTGTTACTTAGCAAACTTAATCATGGCATTGTAATAACTTAGCATATCTTCATGGCACTGAAATTAGCTAGTACTCCACTTGCACTAACTTATCACATTTACAAATGTAGGCAAATGGTGTGAATTGTGGTGTTGTAGAGTGGGTTGATGGGCCTTGGCCTACTGTTCTTCAGAGATGTTTGAGCAGGCTGTGGGAAATGTTCCATGAGCAGAACTGTGGAAGGGTACTTGACAAGGAGAAGTTTGAGAATGAGTTGGCCAAGCTGAAGAGTGAACATGAAAGGGAGTTGGCCAAGCTTAGGACTGAAAATGACAAGCTTTGCATTGAGTACACCAAGCTTGTTGATGATGTATCCAAGATGTTTGATTGGCAGGATGGTAGGGTGGACAAGAAACAAGTGGAGGAGGAAGAacttgagaagaagaagaaggagctaGAGGAGAAAGCTATGTTGGAGGTGCAGATGGAAAAGCTCAAACTTGCAAAAGAGCAGAGGTGCATTTTGCATAGCCAAGCTGATATCATCAAGAACACCAGGAAGGCTATGGAGGATGTTCAAGTTGACAGAGATGTTCTTAAGAAGGAGAAGGACAAGCTTGAGCTTGTTGTTGCTGAGTTGCTGAAAGATGGCTATGGCAACAAGGAGAAGTTAGAGCAAATCAAGGCCATCCTTGAGTCTTGAAGTTGCTGTGATATGTTGGTGAAGTAAGTACATCCAAGGCCTTTATATAAGGATGTGGCCTAACAGTCTAAAGTGATTATGGGTGTACATTTTGGGGGAAAGTGAAGTTTAACCTAGTGTTTGGCCATGCATTTGAACTGTAGTTTCTTATGTAAGAACCTTTTCCTATGTTGTTAAGTAAGTTGTAATGGATCACCTATGCTATCAAGTGCTATAATGGATCTCCTATGCTATTAAGTAGTGGAAATGGATCTCTTATGCTACTAAGTAGTGGAAATGGATCTTCTATGCTCTTAAGTTTTCAAATTGATCTTCTATCTTTTATATGTTATTTGTTAGCCAACATATATTATTTGTGTGGGTAATTGGGCTTAGTGGCCCACTAGTGGCTGACCAAATGCAACCCTAGGCCTACTAAAACCCAACCCCATCCATCTGTCAATATAAACCCCTCCCCACCCCCACACTTTCCCAATGACTCCACCAGCCGCCACCCAAAAGAAACCCTAGAGATGGATCCTGACATGGGAAATGTcacagaggaggagggggaggctgTGGAGGTTAGTGCAACAGCAgcacagaggaggaggaggaggaggaggaggcgcaggCAGAGGGCACTAGAGGCGGCCCAGGTTGAGTAGCAAGAGGAGTTCAACCGCCCACTCTCCGACAAGGTACTGGAGAAATGCAATGATGAAGAACTGGAGCTGGTTTTCACTAGTGGCAGGGGAAGGACATTCATGCAGATCATTAGTTGGGCAAGGGTGAGGGCAGTCATGGCTCCCCATCCAGCTACTAGGGCCAAGTGGGTTCGTTTCTTCGAGCGTTATGACTGATGAATCTATGTATCTACCTTGCTATATATCTTTCTGTCTGTAAGTCTATCTGAGAGAGAGTTGTGGTACTATCTTGGTGTTCT
The sequence above is a segment of the Aegilops tauschii subsp. strangulata cultivar AL8/78 chromosome 6, Aet v6.0, whole genome shotgun sequence genome. Coding sequences within it:
- the LOC109734164 gene encoding subtilisin-like protease SBT3.8 yields the protein MIPNLVHVSSCDMETLASSNVTGKIVLCYAPEEAFLISPRVALRNAINRTLEAGAKGLIFAQYAINNVNNVAACNNIMPCVLVDFEIAHRIASYWDITRSPVVKVSPTMSAVGNEVLSPRVASFSSRGPSLAFSTILKPDIAAPGVNILAAVRGTYVLLSGTSMACPHVSAVTALLKSVHPGWSPAMIKSAIITTASVIDSFGMLIQAEGVPRKLADPFDFGGGHMDPNRAIDPGLVYDVDAKEYNKFFNCTLGLLDGCESYQLNLNLPSIVVPTLKDNATVSRTVTNVGPVEATYRVVVEAPAGVAVLMEPSIISFTRGGSTRATFRVTLTAKQRVQGGYSFGSITWSDGSAHSVRIPIAVRTVIQDFVSDTS